The DNA region ACCACCTGCTTGATCAGGTTCACCAGTTCACGGATGGTCTGGTCCTTGCCGCAGCCGATATTGATCAACGGCGGCAGGGCATGAACACCTTCAAGGGCCGAGGACTGAGGACTGAGGACTGAGTTGAATCCGTCATCCGGCAGATTCATCAGGAAAATGCCGGCATCGGCCGCATCGTCGCTGTACAGAAACTCCCGCCGCGGACTGCCGCTGCCCCAGACCACGGCCTGCCGGGCGTTACCGGTCCTGGCCTCGTGCAGCTTCCGGATCAGGGCCGGGATAACATGGGAACTCTCCAGGTCGTAGTTATCACCCGGACCATAGAGATTGGTGGGCATGGCGGCCAGGTAGCGGGTGTTGTACTGGCGGTTGTAGGCCCAGCACATCTCGATCCCGGCGATCTTGGCCACCGCATAGGGCCGGTTGGTGGGCTCCAGGGGACCGGTGAGCAGATATTCCTCCTTCATCGGCTGGGGGCATTCGCGGGGATAGATGCAGGAAGAACCCAGAAACAGGAGACGTTTCACTCCGGACAACCAGGCCTGGTGAATGACATTTGACTGGATGGCAAGGTTTTGATGGATGAACTCGGCCGGATAACTGTTGTTGGCAACAATGCCCCCCACCCGGGCCGCGGCCAGAAATAGATACTCCGGTTTCTCGGTCTTGAAAAAATCCCGTACCTGGTCATGGTCGATCAGGTCCAGTTCGGCATGGGTCCGGGTAATGATATGGTTATAGCCGGCCGCCCGCAGGCAACGCACCAGGGCCGAGCCCACCAGGCCGCGGTGGCCGGCCACGTAGATCCTCGCTGTCAACGGCATGTATCTATTCATTGTAATCACAGGCCTTATAGCCGTGCCGTTTGATCAGTTCGTCCCGTTCCGCATCCTTGAGATCCTCG from Desulfobacterales bacterium includes:
- a CDS encoding GDP-L-fucose synthase, with translation MPLTARIYVAGHRGLVGSALVRCLRAAGYNHIITRTHAELDLIDHDQVRDFFKTEKPEYLFLAAARVGGIVANNSYPAEFIHQNLAIQSNVIHQAWLSGVKRLLFLGSSCIYPRECPQPMKEEYLLTGPLEPTNRPYAVAKIAGIEMCWAYNRQYNTRYLAAMPTNLYGPGDNYDLESSHVIPALIRKLHEARTGNARQAVVWGSGSPRREFLYSDDAADAGIFLMNLPDDGFNSVLSPQSSALEGVHALPPLINIGCGKDQTIRELVNLIKQVVGFDGELVWDTARPDGTPRKLLDVGRMRSLGWQPRVELVDGLGRAYADFLASHV